Below is a window of Pseudarthrobacter equi DNA.
CCTTCTTCTTGTCGGCAGCCTTGGCGCCTTCGCCCTCAAGGCGGGCGATTTCGCCTTCGAGGTCGCGGGCGATCGCCGCGATGTCGGAGTCGCGGTTGTCGATGAGCTGCTTCTTCTCGATGTCGTGCTCAACCTGCAGGTTGGGCAGTTCCTCGTGGCGGGCAGCCTCGTCGACGCTGGTGATCATGTAGGCAGCGAAGTAGATGACCTTTTCGAGGTCCTTCGGAGCCAGGTCAAGGAGGTAGCCCAGGCGGGACGGAACACCCTTGAAGTACCAGATGTGGGTGACGGGAGCGGCGAGCTCGATGTGGCCCATGCGCTCACGGCGTACCTTGGCGCGGGTGACCTCAACGCCACAGCGCTCACAGATGATGCCCTTGAAGCGCACGCGCTTGTACTTGCCGCAGTAGCATTCCCAGTCACGGGACGGGCCGAAGATCTTCTCGCAGAAGAGGCCGTCCTTCTCGGGCTTGAGCGTGCGGTAGTTGATGGTTTCCGGCTTCTTAACCTCGCCGTAAGACCAGCCGCGGATGTCTTCCGCGGTGGCGAGGCCGATCTGCATGAGGCCGAAGGAGGATTCGCTGGACATATGGTCCCTGTTCTCTCTTGTTCTCTAAATTCTGAAGTCTTGACGAATGAGGGAGGTCAGGCCCGACGGCGGGTGGGCACCCGCCGTCGGACCGGACCTGCTAGACCTCTTCTACGGAGCTGGGCTCCGCACGAGACAGATCGATGCCCAGTTCTTCCGCAGCCGTGAAGACTGCGTCATCAGAGTCACGCATTTCAATTGTGGTTCCGTCCGTGGAAAGCACTTCCACGTTCAGGCACAGCGACTGCATTTCCTTGATCAAGACCTTGAAGGATTCGGGAACGCCCGGCTCCGGGATGTTCTCGCCCTTGACGATGGCTTCGTAGACCTTGACGCGGCCGTGGATGTCATCGGACTTGATGGTGAGGAGTTCCTGGAGCGTGTAGGCGGCGCCATAGGCTTCGAGGGCCCACACTTCCATTTCACCAAAGCGCTGGCCACCGAACTGTGCCTTACCACCCAGCGGCTGCTGCGTGATCATGGAGTACGGGCCGGTGGAGCGGGCGTGGATCTTGTCGTCCACCAGGTGGTGGAGCTTCAGGATGTACATGTAGCCGACCGAGATCGGATCCGGGAACGGCTCGCCGGAGCGGCCGTCAAACAGGCGGGTCTTGCCGGAGGAGTTGATCAGGCGGTCACCGTCACGGGTCACGTTGGTGGAGTCGAGCAGGCCCGTGATTTCTTCTTCACGGGCACCGTCGAAGACCGGCGTTGCAACAGTGGTGGGACCACTCTCGCGCGGCAGGTTCGGCAGCTGCTTGACCCACTCGGGCTCGCCTTCGATCTTCCAGCCGGTCTTGGCAACCCAGCCGAGGTGCGTTTCGAGCACCTGGCCCACGTTCATACGGCCCGGAACACCCAGCGGGTTCAGGACGATGTCAACGGGGGTGCCGTCGGCAAGGAAGGGCATGTCCTCGATCGGGAGGATCTTGGAGATAACACCCTTGTTGCCGTGGCGGCCGGCGAGCTTGTCGCCGTCGGTGATCTTGCGCTTGGCGGCCACGTAGACGCGGACCAGCTGGTTCACGCCCGGGGGCAGCTCGTCGTCGTTGTCGCGGTCGAAGACGCGGACACCGATGACGGTGCCGGACTCGCCGTGCGGCACCTTCAGGGAAGTATCGCGAACTTCGCGGGACTTCTCACCGAAGATGGCGCGCAGCAGGCGCTCTTCCGGGGTCAGTTCGGTTTCACCCTTCGGGGTGACCTTTCCGACCAGGATGTCGCCGGCTTCAACCTCGGCACCGATGTGGATGATGCCGCGCTCGTCCAGGCCTGCCAGGACTTCCTCGGACACGTTGGGGATGTCACGGGTGATTTCCTCGGCACCAAGCTTGGTGTCGCGGGCATCGATCTCGTGCTCCTCGATGTGGATGGAGGAAAGAACGTCCTCGGCAACAATGCGCTGCGAGAGGATAATGGCGTCCTCGAAGTTGTGGCCTTCCCATGACATGAATGCCACGAGCAGGTTCTTACCAAGGGCGAGCTCGCCCTGGTCCGTCGCCGGGCCGTCAGCAATGATGCCGCCGACCTCAAGGCGCTGGCCTTCGTTTACCAGGACGCGGTTGTTGTAGCAGTTGCCCTGGTTGGAGCGCGCGAACTTGTTGATGCGGTAGTTGGTTTCCGTACCGTCGTCGTTGAGCATGATGACCAGCTCAGCGGAGACCTCGGTAACCACACCTGCCTTCTTGGCGATGGTGACGTCGCCGGCGTCGACGGCTGCGGCGCGCTCCATGCCGGTACCCACGAACGGGGCCTCGGAACGGACCAGCGGCACGGCCTGGCGCTGCATGTTGGCACCCATGAGTGCACGGTTGGCATCGTCATGCTCGAGGAACGGGATCAGGGCCGTGGCCACGGACACCATCTGGCGCGGGGAAACGTCCATGAACTCGACGTCTGCGGCGGGAACCAGAACAGGCTCGCCTCCACCACCACGGGCACGGACAAGAACGGTCTCTTCCGAGAACTTCTTGTCAGCATCCAGCGGTGCGTTGGCCTGGGCGATCAGGACCTCGGCCTCGTCGTCAGCCGTCAGGTACTGGACGTCGTCGGAAACGACTCCGTCCTTGACCAGGCGGTACGGCGTCTCGATGAAACCGAACGGGTTGATGCGTCCGTAGGATGCCAGCGAACCGATCAGGCCAATGTTCGGGCCTTCAGGAGTTTCGATGGGGCACATACGTCCGTAGTGGGACGGGTGCACGTCACGGACTTCCATGCCGGCGCGGTCACGGGACAGACCACCGGGGCCAAGGGCCGACAGGCGGCGCTTGTGGGTCAGGCCCGAAAGCGGGTTGTTCTGGTCCATGAACTGCGACAGCTGCGAAGTTCCGAAGAACTCCTTGATGGCTGCCACGACGGGGCGGATGTTGATCAGGGTCTGCGGCGTGATGGCCTCGACGTCCTGGGTGGTCATACGCTCGCGGACAACGCGCTCCATGCGGGACAGGCCGGTGCGGACCTGGTTCTCGATGAGCTCGCCGACGGCGCGGATACGGCGGTTGCCGAAGTGGTCGATGTCGTCGATTTCGACGCGCAGGTCCACTTCCTGGCCGTCACGGGTGCCCTTAATGGTCTTCTCGCCGGCGTGCAGCGCGACGAGGAACTTGATCATGGCAACGATGTCTTCAACGTGCAGGACCGAGGCTTCCTTGTCGCCAAGGGAGCGGTCGATGCCCAGCTTGCGGTTGATCTTGTAGCGGCCAACCTTGGCCAGATCGTAGCGCTTGGAGTTGAAGTACAGGTTGTCCAGCAGGGACTGGGCAGCCTCGACTGTGGGCGGCTCGCCCGGACGCAGCTTGCGGTAGATGTCCAGCAGGGCGTCTTCGCGGGTTTCGGTGGCGTCCTTCTCCAGCGTTGCGCGCATGGAGTCGTACTGGCCGAATTCTTCGAGGATCTGGCCTTCGGTCCAGCCCAGGGCCTTCAGCAGGACCGTGACGGACTGCTTGCGCTTGCGGTCGAGGCGGACGCCGACCTGGTCGCGCTTGTCGATCTCGAGCTCAAACCATGCACCGCGGGACGGGATGATCTTGGCGGTGAAGATGTCCTTGTCGCTGGTCTTGTCAGCGGCACGCTCAAAGTAGGCGCCCGGCGAACGGACCAGCTGGGAGACGACGACACGCTCGGTGCCGTTGACCACGAAGGTACCCTTCTCGGTCATCAGCGGGAAGTCGCCCATGAACACGGTCTGCTGCTTGATTTCGCCCGTGTTGTTGTTCATGAACTCGGCCTTGACGTACAGCGGAGCCGAGTAGGTAGCGTCCCGGTCCTTGCACTCGGCCATGGTGTACTTGGGGTCAGCGAACTCCGGATCGGAGAAGCTCAGGGACATGGTGCCCTGGAAATCCTCGATCGGGGAGATCTCTTCGAAGATGTCCGACAGGCCGGACGTCGTAGCGACGCTGAGATCGTTTTCTTCGACGGCCTTCGCTACGCGTGCCTGCCAGCGTTCGTTGCCGACGAGCCAGTCAAAGCTGTCCGTCTGCAGGGCAAGCAGATTCGGAACATCAAGGGGTTCGTGAATCTTTGCGAATGAGAGCCGGCGAGTGGCACCATCAGTGCTGTCGGCGGTGTTAGCGGTTTCGTTATTAGAGGTGCTCGAGGCGACCAAGAGGGATCCTTCCACAGACCTTCAGGCGTTTTCAGATCTCCCCCGCTGTGCACCCTGCAGAAGTTACTCCGCAGCGCTACCATCCGGTTCCGCTATATGACCCGGGGCCCGGCTGGCTGTGTTGTGACGTATCGACGGCACGTTGATTGCCAGCTGCCAGGCAAAGCCCACCGCTATATGAAGGCTGAAGGTAAACAGGGAAGACGCAAATATCTACGATACGGCAAAACAGCGTATGTGTCTACCCCACTTCGCGCAGGATTGCAAGCACCCTTTTCCGTCCGCTTTCCGGTTCGCGGCGGCCGGTTAGAGCTTGAGCGTCACGCCTTCGGCAGAGCACGTCCCCGAGTTGGCAAACACCGCGTCACGCACGGCGTCCTTGGAAGTCTGGGCGGGCTCCCCGCCGCTTTCGGCTGCGCTGGAGTGGTCGATGGCCAGGAGGCTGAGCGAGGCGAAGAGGCCCTGAAGGTCGCCGGTGACGGTGTCCTTGGCGTCTTCCGCCTGCAGGTAGATGTCCTCGTAGCCGTTGGCGTCGCCGGAGGGCACAGCGGCGTAGTCGGCAAAGAGCGAGTTGAAGCGTTCGCAGGCTTCCTTGGCGCCGCCGGACGTGGCGGAGGACGCCGACGGGCCGTCACTGGCGGAGGCGCTGCTGCTGGCAGCCGGGCTGGAGGTCTGGCCCGCGTCAGCGGTTTCGGCCGGAGCGGGCGCCGACACCGAGCAGGCAGTCAGCCCGGCTACGCCAACAACTGCTGCCAGGGCGAGGATCTTCTTCATTGTCATTGCTCCATCCGTCCCGGGTGCGGCATGGCTGCCCCCTGCATGAGTTTCCGCCGTCCACCCTACGCAAACTGCCGCCGTCGTGCACATTCCGGCCATGGGGACCTCTCCCCTGCTGTCTTCCAGCTAACGCGGCTCCAGGCGGCGCAGGCCCGGAATGCACATGCGTGCCGCCGCGTTTGAATAGATGGGTGACCAGGGTCACGATAACCTTGGTGGCTTACACCGGATGAGATCGGAAGAGATAACCATGGGCAACTCCCCCGGCAACAGTGACGTTGTCATCCTTGCAGCAGTCCGCACCCCGCAGGGACGGATCAACGGGCAACTGGCCAGCTTCACGGCCGTAGACCTTGGCGCGCACGCCATCCGCGCCGCTCTGGACGCCAGCGGCGCTGCGGTGGGTGACGTGGAAGCGGTCATCATGGGCCAGGTCCTGCAGGCGGGGGCGGGCCAGAACCCGGCCCGCCAGAGCGCCATTGCCGCCGGGATCGGCTGGAACGTCCCCGCGGTGACGATCAACAAGGTATGCCTGTCGGGGCTCACCGCCGTCATCGACGCGGCCCGGATGATCCGCGCCGGCGAAGCCGCAGTGGTGGTGGCCGGCGGCCAGGAGTCGATGACCCGGGCTCCCCACATCCTGCCGGGGTCGCGGCAGGGCTGGACCTACGGTTCCATCCAGGCCCTCGACGTGGCCGCCCATGACGGGCTCACCGATGCCTTCGACGGCCAGTCGATGGGCCTGTCCACGGAGACAGGCAACCTCGCCCTCGGCATCGACAGGCCTTCACAGGACAACGTTGCGGCCCAGTCCCACCAGCGTGCGGCGCTGGCCGCCAAGAACGGAACGTTCGACGACGAGATCGTCGCCATCAGCGTCAAGCAGCGGAAGGGTGACCCCCTGGTGGTGGACACGGACGAGGGCGTCCGGCCCAATTCGTCCGTGGAGTCCCTCGGCGGGCTTCGCGCCGCCTTCGTCACCGACGGCACCATCACGGCGGGCAACTCTTCCCCCCTTTCCGATGGCGCCGCGGCCCTGGTGCTGTCATCGCGGGCTTATGCCGAAGAGCACGGGCTGGAATACCTCGCGGTGGTGGGCAAGCCGGGCCAGGTGGCCGGGCCTGACAACTCGCTGCACTCCCAGCCCTCGAACGCCATCCTGAACGCCTTGGGCAAGGCCGGCTGGAGCACAGCTGACCTCGACTTCATCGAGATCAACGAAGCCTTCGGGTCGGTGGCAGTGCAGTCGTTGAAGGACCTCGACTATCCGCTGGAGAAGTGCAACATCCACGGCGGCGCCATCGCCCTGGGCCACCCCATCGGGGCGTCCGGAGCACGCCTCGCGGCGCACGCCGCGCACGAGCTCAAGCGGCGCGGATCCGGCAAGGCGGCGGTGTCCCTGTGCGGCGGAGGAGGGCAGGGCGAAGCGCTCCTGCTCTACCGCGACTGATGGCGGCCCATGCGGCAAACGCAACGGACGGCGTCGGACGCGAACGGTTCCTGGCCGACGCCGCGGCCCGGGGCCTGCACGTGGAGGTGGTGGAACGGCCAGCGGCGAGGAGCCTCGAAGAGGCTGCCGGAATCCTCGGCATCATGCCGGCGGACATCGTCAAATCCCTGGTGGTGAAGCACAAGGACGGGACCTTCCTGTTCGCCCTGGTACCCGGTGACCGGCAGATCTCCTGGCCCAAGCTGCGGCAGTTGGTGGGCGTCAACAAGCTGTCCCTGCCACCGGCCGACATCGCCCTCGAGGCAACGGGCTACGAACGCGGAACCATCACCCCGCTGGGGAGCACCAGCCCGTGGCCTGTGTACGCCGACGCCACCATCACGGGGCGGCGGATATCGATGGGTGCCGGCGCCCACGGCTACAGCGCATTCGTCGACGCCGACGCACTCACGTCCGCCCTCGGCGCCGTCGTCGCTGACATCTCGGACCCGATGTAGGTAGCAGCAAGTGCCGTTATGAGGGCTCATAACGGCACTTGCTGCTACTCAGTTGGGGTCCGGACGCAGAAAAACCCCGCCCCACTGCCAGGCAGTGGGACGGGGTTTTTCGTGGAGAAACCGTTGTTACTTGACGGTAACGCTGGCGCCTGCAGCCTCGAGCTGCTCCTTGGCCTTCTCGGCAGCTTCCTTGGTGGCGCCTTCGAGAACAGCCTTGGGTGCGCTGTCAACCAGGTCCTTGGCTTCCTTCAGACCCAGGGAAGTGATGGCACGTACTTCCTTGATCACTGCGATCTTCTTTTCGCCAGCGGACTCGAGAACGACGTCGAATTCGGTCTTCTCTTCAGCCTCTTCAGCAGCGCCACCGGC
It encodes the following:
- the rpoB gene encoding DNA-directed RNA polymerase subunit beta: MVASSTSNNETANTADSTDGATRRLSFAKIHEPLDVPNLLALQTDSFDWLVGNERWQARVAKAVEENDLSVATTSGLSDIFEEISPIEDFQGTMSLSFSDPEFADPKYTMAECKDRDATYSAPLYVKAEFMNNNTGEIKQQTVFMGDFPLMTEKGTFVVNGTERVVVSQLVRSPGAYFERAADKTSDKDIFTAKIIPSRGAWFELEIDKRDQVGVRLDRKRKQSVTVLLKALGWTEGQILEEFGQYDSMRATLEKDATETREDALLDIYRKLRPGEPPTVEAAQSLLDNLYFNSKRYDLAKVGRYKINRKLGIDRSLGDKEASVLHVEDIVAMIKFLVALHAGEKTIKGTRDGQEVDLRVEIDDIDHFGNRRIRAVGELIENQVRTGLSRMERVVRERMTTQDVEAITPQTLINIRPVVAAIKEFFGTSQLSQFMDQNNPLSGLTHKRRLSALGPGGLSRDRAGMEVRDVHPSHYGRMCPIETPEGPNIGLIGSLASYGRINPFGFIETPYRLVKDGVVSDDVQYLTADDEAEVLIAQANAPLDADKKFSEETVLVRARGGGGEPVLVPAADVEFMDVSPRQMVSVATALIPFLEHDDANRALMGANMQRQAVPLVRSEAPFVGTGMERAAAVDAGDVTIAKKAGVVTEVSAELVIMLNDDGTETNYRINKFARSNQGNCYNNRVLVNEGQRLEVGGIIADGPATDQGELALGKNLLVAFMSWEGHNFEDAIILSQRIVAEDVLSSIHIEEHEIDARDTKLGAEEITRDIPNVSEEVLAGLDERGIIHIGAEVEAGDILVGKVTPKGETELTPEERLLRAIFGEKSREVRDTSLKVPHGESGTVIGVRVFDRDNDDELPPGVNQLVRVYVAAKRKITDGDKLAGRHGNKGVISKILPIEDMPFLADGTPVDIVLNPLGVPGRMNVGQVLETHLGWVAKTGWKIEGEPEWVKQLPNLPRESGPTTVATPVFDGAREEEITGLLDSTNVTRDGDRLINSSGKTRLFDGRSGEPFPDPISVGYMYILKLHHLVDDKIHARSTGPYSMITQQPLGGKAQFGGQRFGEMEVWALEAYGAAYTLQELLTIKSDDIHGRVKVYEAIVKGENIPEPGVPESFKVLIKEMQSLCLNVEVLSTDGTTIEMRDSDDAVFTAAEELGIDLSRAEPSSVEEV
- the rplL gene encoding 50S ribosomal protein L7/L12; the protein is MAKLSNEELIEAFKELTIIELSEFVKLFEETFEVTAAAVAVAGPAAGGAAEEAEEKTEFDVVLESAGEKKIAVIKEVRAITSLGLKEAKDLVDSAPKAVLEGATKEAAEKAKEQLEAAGASVTVK
- a CDS encoding acetyl-CoA C-acetyltransferase, giving the protein MGNSPGNSDVVILAAVRTPQGRINGQLASFTAVDLGAHAIRAALDASGAAVGDVEAVIMGQVLQAGAGQNPARQSAIAAGIGWNVPAVTINKVCLSGLTAVIDAARMIRAGEAAVVVAGGQESMTRAPHILPGSRQGWTYGSIQALDVAAHDGLTDAFDGQSMGLSTETGNLALGIDRPSQDNVAAQSHQRAALAAKNGTFDDEIVAISVKQRKGDPLVVDTDEGVRPNSSVESLGGLRAAFVTDGTITAGNSSPLSDGAAALVLSSRAYAEEHGLEYLAVVGKPGQVAGPDNSLHSQPSNAILNALGKAGWSTADLDFIEINEAFGSVAVQSLKDLDYPLEKCNIHGGAIALGHPIGASGARLAAHAAHELKRRGSGKAAVSLCGGGGQGEALLLYRD
- a CDS encoding aminoacyl-tRNA deacylase, whose amino-acid sequence is MAAHAANATDGVGRERFLADAAARGLHVEVVERPAARSLEEAAGILGIMPADIVKSLVVKHKDGTFLFALVPGDRQISWPKLRQLVGVNKLSLPPADIALEATGYERGTITPLGSTSPWPVYADATITGRRISMGAGAHGYSAFVDADALTSALGAVVADISDPM